The Silene latifolia isolate original U9 population chromosome 4, ASM4854445v1, whole genome shotgun sequence region TGTTATGATTAATTGAGAAATATAAACGGAATGAAATAGATCAAGGTTAAATTTTGGTGGTTGTAGGATTCCAGATATGCCATTCTTTGGGAGGAGGAACAGGTTCAGGGATGGGGACCCTGCTCATATCTAAGATAAAGGAAGAGTATCCTGACCGTATGATGATGACATTCTCGGTCTTCCCTTCACCAAAGGTGTCGGACACTGTGGTCGAGCCCTACAACGCTACCCTCTCCGTTCATCAGCTCGTTGAAAATGCGGATGAGTGTATGGTCCTTGATAACGAAGCTCTCTACGACATTTGCTTGCGCACTCTCAAGCTCACAAATCCTAGCTGTAAGCTCTTATAATGATGTTCTCATTTTTATTTGCTCTCGTCTTGTATATAAAGCCTTCAAAGCGAACCTAACTTGTTTGTACAAACATCGGGTAACTTGCAGTTGGTGACCTGAACCACCTGATCTCAGCCACAATGAGTGGCATAACATGCTGCCTCCGATTCCCCGGTCAACTCAACTCTGACCTCCGAAAGCTGGCAGTCAACCTAATCCCATTCCCCCGGCTACATTTCTTCATGGTTGGCTTTGCACCCTTAACCTCCTTAAACTCCCAGCAATACCGAGCCCTCTCCATCCCGGAGCTAACCCAACAAATGTGGGATGCCAAGAACATGATGTGTGCAGCGGACCCACGTCATGGTCGATACTTGACTGCCTCGGCCATGTTCCGAGGGAAGATGAGCACCAAAGAAATCGACGAGCAAATGAACAATGTTCAAAACAAGAACTCATCCAACTTTGTGGAGTGGATCCCGAACAATGTCAAGTCTAGCCATTGTGATATTCCACCAACAGGAATGCTAATGTCTTCGACTTTCATCGGGAATTCAACTTCAATTCAAGAGATGTTCAGGAGGGTTTCAGAGCAGTTTACTGTCATGTTCAGGAGAAAGGCTTTCTTGCATTGGTATACAGGGGAAGGCATGGACGAGATGGAGTTTACTGAGGCCGAGAGTAATATGAATGATTTGGTTTCGGAATACCAGCAGTATCAGGATGCCGGGGTTGAGTATGAGGAGGATTATGAAGAGgaagagaattaggtcaaaaaagTTGCAGGAGTTTCATCTGGTTGTGCAAGTTTCAGTACACCATTTTTTCAAGGGCAAAAAATTCAGGTGGGATTGTGGGAAGgggaattttgtttttttttttgtacgaTAATTTCACAATTCATATTTTCAATATATTTTCCCGTAATACAATTGAAGTGTTAAGTATATAAATACTGAACTGTTTTTTAATTGAGATGACAAATATACAGACGATATAAATGTTCTGTAATAgttaaatcttttttttttttttgctgagcAATTCTAGTAACCAAGTGCTGCAGAAATAACTAAAAGAGCCCGATATCAGCAAAAACCACCACCCAAAAGAAAGTAATAAAACCCAAAGGCCAAAATGACGTCAATTTTACAATATGTTACTCACTCTGTAAAATACTGTAAAATGGTGTTGTATGGTAATTTTACAATATGTTACTCActcatcatatcatatcatatatcatcatatattatattaaagcaacaaccgcAAGTCCCGTGGATCGCCACGTGTCAAAACTCCTTCAAACGACACGTGTCAAtttctatttaaaaaaaaatataaagatTTGCAATCACATTATGAGATGTTTGCACAATTTAGGAGATATTTTCACTATAtcatttttctcatgttttaggAGTCATTTTCGGCAGAATATTTCAACAAGTCACCTTAAAAAAtattttggatatattttcagtATCATTTTTCTAACATATTTTCGGTATAATTTTTTTTAGGAGATATTTGCGCAATTTTTAAGGAGATATTTTCGGTAGAAGTTgctaattttaagttgatttgggGTGAAATTAAGGAAAGAATTTAGTACAAAATTAACCTAATAAGAACAATATTCGGAGTATAATTTAGCATAACAAATATACCGCAAAAATGGCAAATAAGAAAATTCGGAATATTTTCTATGATGGAATATTCCGAGTATTTTCTATGTTCATAAATCATAATTGATGCAATAATGTATATATACCGAAAAATAAAGTCCAAAAATATCATACCAATAAAATTgttacaaaataaagcaaaaatATTTTACAGAATTTCGCTCATATCATTCTACAAAATTTAGCATAACAAATATACCGCAAAAATGGCAAATAAGAAAATTCGGAATATTTTCTGTGATGGAATATTCCGAGTATTTTCTATGTTAATAATTGATGCAATATTGTATATATAccgaaaaataaagtaaaaaaatATCATACCAATAAAATTgttacaaaataaaacaaaaatattCTACAGAATTTCGCTCATATAATCATATATCATCATATCGTatcatcatatattatattaaaacaaCAACCAGGTACTTCTTTGATTGACACGTGTCACATCACAATACTTTGCCACATGTCATCCACCTTTTAATGCCAAGTTTAATATCCATATatgaatattaaatataatatataattgTGAAAGATGGAAATCAAATTACGGTTGCAAATAACCTCCACACTGATAAAATCTTCCTAACAATAATTAGTTGCTATATTTTGCACATATTTTCTCCGTATAATTAGCTAGCAAATCTTCAATTTAGTTGCTACATTTCCTAAACTGTAGGATTGTAATATTGGTCAATGTCTAGGTTAGTTGTATGACCTTGCATCTTCCCTGTATAAATATTGTGTTTTATATTATCAACGAAGATTGGGAGAGCTTAATCCATGCCTCCATGGCATGATTAGTCTCACTAACAATGTCATGTTGAAGGTTGGCAGATGCTATTATTACCAAAGAATCAAAGATTGAGCTTAAATTATTGTCACTTTTTTTTTGTGAAATAGTCTACTCAAGAGACATACGTTCATCGTCTCTTATTGATATGTGAATTATTTACACCTTATTTCCCTCTTTCTTTGACGCATTCCGGCTCATAACGAGTCGGTTTCGTGTGCCTTTCCTTGCATTTGTGCCCGATCCCCGTACTTGTCATTTTGTGTGCCCTTTTGTAGGAACCGAGTCAAGTATGAAGGAATTGGGGCGTGAAAAGGCATTctaatgcctttacatgaagaaaagggagatgaaggattttgaagaagaaatcctctgccggcaggccggcagccggcccaccggcaggggatatgGCCATGTTGAGAAAGTGgaggaaacaagtcaagagatgTCCTCTGCCGCAAGAGGCGGCACTGCCCACCGCAGGGAACACTATCCCATACTTAGTCAAATTTTCGAAGAAGTTTTTGGCCAAAGTTAAAACAACGCGCTACCCGGCACAAGTAGCTTCAGCCCGGCGGTCAACCGGCAGAGGGTACCTGACACTAAGAATTGGAAGAAAATCCCAAGAAGAGgaattctctgccggcaggccggcagccggcccaccggtagggGATTACGCAACCTTCATTTTCTCAAGTTTTTGAAAGAACGCGCTACCGGCAGAGGGTGCCGGCAGCCGGCCCGCCGGCACAGAGACACGCAGCACGAGTTGGG contains the following coding sequences:
- the LOC141653780 gene encoding tubulin beta-4 chain-like, which encodes MREILHIQAGQCGNQIGAKFWEVVCNEHGIDNTGQYIGDSPLQLERADVYFNEVRGGRYVPRAVMLDLEPGTMDALKSSHYGQIFRPDNFVFAQNGAGNNWAKGHYTEGAELIDPVLDVVRKEAENSDSLQGFQICHSLGGGTGSGMGTLLISKIKEEYPDRMMMTFSVFPSPKVSDTVVEPYNATLSVHQLVENADECMVLDNEALYDICLRTLKLTNPSFGDLNHLISATMSGITCCLRFPGQLNSDLRKLAVNLIPFPRLHFFMVGFAPLTSLNSQQYRALSIPELTQQMWDAKNMMCAADPRHGRYLTASAMFRGKMSTKEIDEQMNNVQNKNSSNFVEWIPNNVKSSHCDIPPTGMLMSSTFIGNSTSIQEMFRRVSEQFTVMFRRKAFLHWYTGEGMDEMEFTEAESNMNDLVSEYQQYQDAGVEYEEDYEEEEN